A single window of Syntrophus aciditrophicus SB DNA harbors:
- the nadB gene encoding L-aspartate oxidase has product MLPQLINMDTQHTEIVVTDILIIGSGIAGLRAALEASKCGKKVIILTKSRITDSNTYYAQGGITGLDPERVARGKDSYESLIQNTLAAGDGLCNKQVVDFFAHHSYEPIKFLIQQNVPFSKDADGWILHQEGGHEHERIYCVADYTGKAIEETLAGKVLQDKNIKVYEHFLTFTLITRRKLRKNPNLDDRCLGVYAIDRLNETVAAFKANAVILATGGAGRVFQYTSNPDNATGDGIAMAYYVGAKIANMEFFQFHPTVLYEPFGMQPNERRFLLTEALRGVSVGGILTTSPDSTEDFVLAYHPDGSHATRDKVSQAVDAEMKRSGLKHVYLNVTTRISGKTPEYIKEHFPQIYAHCLNKGIDITVQPIPVVPAAHYTCGGVLVDIRGRTSIPGLFAIGEVSCTGLMGANRLASNSLAEAALFGKVAADEAIKFSENKNTEDVPAWYTTGIISHADVATVNQIWDVARTTMMSLCGIDRTEERLRAAVGILDSLYDTINKIYWGYYPNDQIFETRNLVQAAKLIAKAALFRKESRGGHYRSDYPQKKPEYESMTLIQNGTEMKLVPVE; this is encoded by the coding sequence ATGCTGCCGCAATTGATCAACATGGATACACAGCATACAGAGATCGTTGTTACAGATATCCTGATCATTGGGAGTGGCATCGCGGGACTCAGAGCGGCTCTCGAAGCAAGTAAATGCGGGAAAAAAGTAATTATACTGACTAAAAGCAGAATCACCGATTCGAATACCTATTACGCCCAAGGCGGAATCACAGGTTTAGACCCTGAACGTGTAGCCAGAGGGAAAGACAGTTATGAATCGCTCATACAGAATACACTGGCAGCAGGTGATGGCCTGTGCAACAAGCAAGTTGTGGATTTTTTTGCACATCATTCTTACGAACCAATAAAGTTTTTGATTCAGCAGAATGTTCCTTTTTCAAAGGATGCTGACGGCTGGATACTGCACCAGGAAGGCGGCCATGAGCATGAAAGAATATACTGTGTCGCGGATTATACGGGCAAAGCGATTGAAGAAACACTGGCAGGCAAGGTGCTGCAGGACAAAAACATAAAAGTATATGAACATTTTCTTACCTTCACATTAATAACCAGGCGTAAACTCAGGAAAAATCCAAACCTTGACGACAGGTGTCTTGGTGTTTACGCGATAGACCGCCTGAATGAAACAGTGGCAGCATTCAAGGCAAACGCCGTAATACTGGCAACGGGTGGAGCTGGAAGAGTATTTCAGTACACAAGCAACCCGGACAATGCTACCGGCGACGGGATTGCAATGGCATATTACGTTGGGGCAAAAATCGCTAATATGGAATTCTTTCAGTTTCATCCGACGGTATTATACGAACCCTTTGGAATGCAGCCTAATGAACGGAGATTTCTGCTGACCGAAGCATTACGTGGAGTCAGCGTGGGCGGAATACTGACCACCAGCCCGGATTCTACGGAAGATTTTGTATTAGCGTATCATCCTGACGGATCGCACGCGACTCGTGATAAAGTATCGCAGGCTGTCGATGCTGAAATGAAAAGATCAGGGTTAAAACATGTTTATTTGAATGTCACCACGAGAATTTCAGGAAAAACTCCCGAATATATCAAGGAACATTTTCCCCAGATATACGCTCACTGCCTCAACAAAGGCATAGATATAACCGTGCAGCCAATCCCTGTCGTTCCGGCTGCACATTATACTTGTGGAGGAGTACTGGTTGATATCCGCGGGAGAACAAGCATTCCCGGATTGTTTGCAATAGGCGAAGTATCATGTACCGGGCTGATGGGAGCGAATCGTCTGGCGTCTAATTCGTTGGCTGAAGCGGCATTATTTGGAAAAGTTGCAGCAGATGAAGCGATAAAATTTTCTGAAAACAAAAATACAGAGGATGTGCCTGCCTGGTATACCACCGGAATCATCAGCCATGCAGACGTCGCGACAGTAAACCAGATATGGGATGTGGCCAGAACGACGATGATGAGTTTATGCGGAATCGACAGAACTGAAGAGAGATTAAGAGCAGCCGTCGGCATATTGGATAGTTTATATGACACAATAAACAAAATATACTGGGGGTATTATCCCAACGATCAAATATTTGAAACCAGAAACCTGGTGCAGGCAGCAAAATTAATCGCCAAAGCGGCATTATTCAGAAAGGAAAGTCGTGGAGGGCATTACAGGTCAGATTATCCACAGAAAAAACCTGAATACGAATCCATGACATTAATACAGAACGGAACAGAGATGAAACTAGTGCCCGTAGAATAA
- a CDS encoding RluA family pseudouridine synthase — protein MKITVNKPTTLIEFLAEQYPDSSRTRIKKLLRHGNIRCNNKPVTLHSHKLSAGDVVEINTYGGIAAKAGLPFPVLFEDQHVIAVEKPVGIATFSADGSASVQWIVAQALKEHSRGKIHAFAVHRLDKEVSGVLLFAKSKMAMDHIKEKWKEAEKRYYALVEGKPESPDGTIESWLVEDHAQKVHSTRESSKAKFSVTHYRIIKQVNQYTLLDVKLQTGRKNQIRVHLSDIGCPIAGDRKYGAAADFVRRIRLHAYYLSFPHPVTGERISIESPMPEGFLSIKNRDEKYK, from the coding sequence ATGAAGATAACTGTAAATAAACCCACGACACTTATTGAATTTCTTGCGGAGCAATACCCCGATTCATCTCGCACCAGGATCAAAAAGCTTTTACGCCACGGCAATATCAGGTGCAACAATAAGCCCGTTACATTGCATTCACATAAGCTTTCGGCCGGAGATGTGGTTGAAATCAACACATACGGCGGGATAGCCGCAAAAGCAGGGCTTCCTTTTCCTGTATTGTTTGAAGATCAGCATGTTATCGCCGTTGAAAAACCTGTCGGGATTGCTACATTCAGTGCAGATGGCAGTGCCAGCGTGCAATGGATTGTTGCCCAGGCCTTAAAAGAGCACAGCAGGGGGAAGATCCATGCGTTTGCTGTACACCGCCTGGATAAGGAAGTATCGGGCGTGCTGCTATTCGCCAAATCGAAGATGGCAATGGATCACATTAAAGAAAAATGGAAAGAGGCCGAAAAACGTTACTATGCGTTAGTTGAGGGGAAGCCTGAAAGCCCCGATGGTACCATTGAGAGCTGGCTTGTCGAGGATCATGCGCAGAAAGTTCATTCAACCCGGGAATCATCCAAAGCGAAATTTTCAGTTACTCATTATCGGATCATCAAGCAGGTAAACCAATACACCTTGCTTGATGTAAAGCTCCAAACGGGAAGAAAAAATCAAATCAGGGTGCACTTATCCGATATCGGCTGTCCTATCGCAGGTGACAGAAAATACGGCGCGGCTGCTGATTTTGTAAGGCGCATCAGGTTGCATGCCTATTATTTATCTTTTCCGCATCCGGTTACCGGAGAGCGAATTTCTATTGAATCACCCATGCCGGAAGGGTTTCTTTCAATAAAGAACAGGGATGAAAAGTATAAATAA